The proteins below come from a single Malus domestica chromosome 03, GDT2T_hap1 genomic window:
- the LOC114820891 gene encoding serine/arginine-rich splicing factor SC35-like, whose amino-acid sequence MSHFGRSGPPDIRDTYFLLVLNITFRTTVDDLFPLFDKYGKVIDVFIPRDRRTGDSRGFAFVRYKYQDEAHKTVEKFDGRVVDGREIMVQFA is encoded by the exons ATGTCGCACTTCGGTCGATCCGGACCTCCGGACATCAGAGACACCTACTTCCTCCTCGTCCTCAACATCACTTTCC GAACCACCGTGGATGACCTATTCCCACTCTTCGACAAGTATGGCAAGGTCATCGATGTCTTCATTCCCCGAGACCGGAGGACTGGCGATTCTCGCGGATTTGCTTTTGTCCGATATAAGTATCAGGACGAGGCGCATAAGACAGTGGAGAAGTTCGAtg GGAGAGTTGTTGATGGAAGAGAGATTATGGTTCAGTTTGCTTGA